The following coding sequences are from one Sardina pilchardus chromosome 16, fSarPil1.1, whole genome shotgun sequence window:
- the coro1b gene encoding coronin-1B translates to MSFRRGVVRQSKFRHVFAQAWKAEHCMDDVRVTRVTWEAPLCAANPKFIALIVEAGGGGAFLVLPLNKSGRVDQNTPTVCGHAAPVLDVQWCPHDDNVIASASEDCTVKVWQIPDGGLKSPMTEAIVTLEGHSKRVGILAWHPTALNILLTAGCDNMLCIWDVGTGELVYQLSDAHPDLIYSVCWNREGNIICTTCKDKALRVIDPRRGTVLKVKEKAHEGTRPMRAVFLSDGKILTTGFSRMSERQLALWDTKDLTEPMAIQEMDTSNGVLLPFYDPDTSMVYLCGKGDCTIRYFEVTDESPYLHFISLYSSKEPQRGAGFLCKRGVDVNKCEIARFYKLHERKVEPISMTVPRKSDLFQGDLYPDTAGPEPSLLAEDWIAGQDAPPLLISLSGGYVAPASKHKDTLRGRPKLPLQSANSGPAATATTPVAKETEAETPAPAKVVQETEAATDKARKEEDQLNEILAEVRALKAVVLAQGQRIDLLERHLARIDDGDV, encoded by the exons ATGTCCTTCCGGAGGGGTGTGGTGAGGCAGAGTAAGTTCCGCCATGTCTTCGCCCAGGCGTGGAAGGCGGAGCATTGCATGGACGACGTGAGGGTGACCCGGGTCACCTGGGAGGCGCCGCTGTGCGCGGCCAACCCCAAGTTCATCGCCCTGATCGTGGAGGCGGGAGGCGGCGGGGCTTTCCTCGTGCTGCCCCTCAACAAG AGCGGACGTGTGGACCAGAACACGCCTACCGTCTGTGGCCACGCAGCCCCGGTGCTGGATGTGCAGTGGTGTCCGCACGACGACAACGTGATCGCCAGCGCCTCCGAAGACTGCACAGTGAAG GTGTGGCAGATCCCGGACGGAGGACTGAAGTCTCCAATGACTGAGGCTATTGTGACACTGGAAGGCCACAGCAAGAGAGTGGGCATTCTAGCCTGGCACCCCACTGCTCTCAACATCCTGTTGACCGCTG GCTGTGACAACATGCTGTGCATCTGGGACGTGGGCACGGGAGAGCTGGTGTACCAGCTGAGCGATGCCCATCCGGACCTCATCTACAGCGTGTGCTGGAACAGGGAGGGCAACATCATCTGCACCACCTGCAAGGATAAGGCTCTGCGCGTCATCGACCCTCGCCGTGGTACCGTCCTCAAG GTGAAGGAGAAGGCCCACGAGGGCACCCGCCCCATGAGGGCGGTGTTCCTGTCGGACGGGAAGATCCTCACCACGGGGTTCAGCCGCATGAGCGAGAGGCAGCTGGCATTGTGGGATACG AAGGATCTCACAGAGCCTATGGCTATCCAAGAGATGGACACCAGTAATGGAGTGCTCCTGCCATTCTATGACCCAGACACCAGCATGGTCTACCTGTGTGGAAAG GGCGACTGCACCATCCGCTACTTCGAGGTGACCGACGAGTCGCCGTATCTCCACTTCATCAGCCTGTACAGCAGCAAGGAGCCCCAGCGGGGAGCAGGCTTCCTCTGCAAGAGAGGGGTGGACGTCAACAAGTGTGAGATAGCCAG GTTCTACAAGCTTCACGAGAGGAAGGTTGAACCCATCTCCATGACTGTGCCGCGCAAA tctGACCTCTTCCAGGGGGACCTCTACCCCGACACGGCGGGTCCAGAGCCCTCTCTGCTCGCCGAGGATTGGATCGCCGGGCAGGacgcccctcccctcctcatctcGCTGAGTGGCGGCTACGTGGCGCCGGCCTCCAAGCACAAAGACACGCTGAGGGGCCGCCCCAAACTGCCCCTCCAGAGCGCCAACTCCGGACCCGCCGCCACGGCAACAACCCCTGTCGCCAAGGAGACGGAGGCCGAAACTCCCGCCCCGGCAAAGGTTGTCCAGGAGACGGAGGCAGCGACCGACAAGGCTAGGAAGGAA GAGGATCAGCTGAATGAGATCCTGGCGGAGGTGAGGGCTCTGAAGGCGGTTGTCCTGGCCCAGGGTCAACGCATCGACCTCCTGGAGAGGCATTTGGCGCGCATCGACGATGGAGATGTCTGA